Genomic window (Verrucomicrobiia bacterium):
TTCGGAATATAGTTGCAAAGCTGGCGGACAATGGTGAATTTTGACGCGGTTGGAATTTTTTGTTTTTTCATTTGCCTGCCGTGTGGCAGGTTTTACCAAAATTTCCAACCATTTTTTTCAACTTCCTGTGGGATGGCAGTGTTATTTTAATACCTCCTTGCCCACGTAAAGCACGAACTCTCTGTCTGCGTACACGAGCTGATAGCCGGGCGTTAGAAAATCGTCCCATTCCTTCGCGATTTGCCCGTTTGGCAACAGGACCTGCTCGGGCTTGTAGCGGCGGCAGACGTTGATGATTTGGAGGGCCGAAATCTGGCCTGACCAGAAACGCTTTGCCATGATCACGGCCAGTTCCGGCGGCACTTTCAACTGGGCATGAAACGGGTACATCACGTCCTGTGCGCAGACCCAATGCGTAGCGGGTGCGTAGCGCCGCATTTTCGCCAATAAGGGGCTGGCATTTATTTTGGGGCTGTCCTGAAGCTGCTTGACTGAGAATTCCAAACGCCCCTCGGAGCGAGCCAAAACAGCCGCAGTCAAAATGCACAAGGCAAGGGCCTTCCAGGTCGCCAGGGATGACAGAGCAAACCCGTGTTTTTGGATAAAGCCAATGGCATCCTTGAGCGCTTTGTAGATTGCCCAGCCTGAAAGCCAGGCGAGCGGCACCGCGAAATGCAGATAGTAATAATTCCACCAGGGCCGATGCAGCCCGTGAATGAACAGGAGCGTCGCGAGCAATACCGTCGGAAAACTCACTTCGGACCACCGCCGTTGCCGGATCGCCCAGGCCAGGCCCACGGCAGCGGCCAGCACGCACTCGATATGCCTTAAAAAGAGGTTCCATTGGATCGGGTAATCTCTCGGAACCACGGTAAAGGGCAACGAGCTAGGCTCATCCGTAAGGTGGGACTTCAGCGATAACGCCAGACTGCCTTTGCCCCAGGTGAATCCGATTGCAAGGAATACAATGAGAAGGGGGATTCCCCAAAAGAACATGTTCCGAACCACCACTGGCTGCCAGTCCTGTTTTGTATTGCCCTGTTGTCGAAAGGCAATTTCCGCCGCGATGGCAGGGGCAACGACGGCGGCGGTAAGTTTAATCTGCAACGCGACCCCCATTACCAGGCCGGAGGCAATCAACCAACCCCATGTTCGTTTCTCACTCCGCTTGAACAAAAGCAGAGCCGATAGGAGCGCAGTGCCGATGGCTGGGACTTCAAGCATGACCGATGCATTGAGAGACAGGACGAAGGGTGATGCCAAAAGCAAAAAACACGAAATCACCGCGCACCAGGTCGAAGTTCGCCGCCTGATCAATTCGTAAACGGCTGTGAACAGCAACAATCCAAATGCTGACGCCAGGACGCGGGCAGTGAGGATTGAAGGTCCCCAAAGTCTGAAGCATTCGGCCAGCAGCATCGTGTGGACTGGGGGTTGATCATTCCAGATGTCCCTGTAGAGGACAAAGCCTTTATTACAGAGAAATGCTTTCATCACCTCGTAACGTTCGTCCACTATAAACTCCAAAGCTGTTGCCAATGGCAGCCGAGATAACAACAGTACCAAGCCTGCAAGGACCAGGAGAAGACCTCCGAGCTTTTCGAAACGCTTCACGGGGCAATGCTCCCAAAAGGGCGAACACCCGTCAACTTTGGGCCCAGGTTAAAATCACTGAGCGATTAACTCCGGGGAGAGGAGCAAGCCCTCTTGCAGCGGTGGCGTCGCCATACTTTAAGATTTTGCCCCTCGCGCTTATTCGCTCATGCGCCGCCAAGCGCGAAGCGGCGTTGACAACCGGGTGGTCGGCGGGGGAAAATGAGAGCGGCAAAGCCGGAGCAGTCGCGCTTCTGACTCGTTTAGCAGGGCTTCGCCGGTGATCGGCGGTCGAGGTTCGAGGTTCGCGAGGACAGCACTGGATGTGGGTGGCCCGTGTGTTGAGGCGTTCGGATGAATACAAGAGAAGGCGCACCTGCCAAGTTGCAAGGCCGCGAACTCCAAGAAGCTGCTGCGGTATCATTTTAAAAATAGGTGGCGCCTGCCATGCTATTGGTTGCGGAATTCTATTCAGCAGAGAATGAGTGATGAGATTAGCTTTTTCATAATCCCGGTCGAGTAATAGGCCAGTAGTTTTCTTCGGAACCGCTGAAGGTTCCATCACCGCAGATGCCGCCGCCAAAAGAGCGGCTCCGTACGCATACGAGGGCGAGAGAGTTTTGGGAAAGACAACCTTTATCAGCAACGCTAGCGAGGTTTGTCATGGATGCTTTGCGGCAAATTCGGCTCGATTGCGCAATGGGGTATTTACCCCAAGGATTCATAGTGGGATAAGCGCCGGAGTTTGCATCCTGGGGCTTTGTGCCCATAATGCGGCGCATGCAAGTTACGCAAGCAGCCATTTGCCCCAGCGAAGCTTCCAAAAGGGCCGGACGCCCCGCGCTGACGCCGGAGCTGCTGGCGGCCAGCGGGGCGCGTTATTCGCGAAATAACGAGGGGCTGGGCTCGATTTTGTCGAAGATCGATCCAGCAAATCTCGACAAATCCGTGGATTCCATCTTCCGGATGGTGGATTACGGCCATCAGTCCATAGCCGACATGGTGCCGGTGGCGCTATTCATCGACGGCATCTCGATTTGGCTCGCCTATTATATTTGGGCCCTCTGCCCAACTGCCGGCGGGCAGGAATCCTCGACCCGGTATCTGAGGATTTCTGTTGATGGACTTATCCCGCCGGAGGCGCTCGGGATTTCTGAGCGCGAGATTCCCGCCTGGCGCGAGCAGATGCTCAACTGTTTTCAGGCTTACCAGGCAGCGCTGGAAATCTGGGAGGACCTGGCGCGCGCAAATCCGCAGATAATGGGCATCCCCCGCTCGCTTCTGGCCGATTCTTCCGAAGCCTCTCAAAAGAAGGTGGCGCGAATGAGGCGCAATTATGCCTTCGACCGGGCGAGGTACTTCCTGCCCGTCAGCGCCGCCACCAATGTGATGCTGATCATGTCGGCGCGCGGCTGGGTGAACTTGTGCCAATTCCTGCTTTCGCATCCATTGCCGGAGCCACAGAAGGCAGGGGAGTTGATCCGGACTGAGCTGGAGCTTGCAGCGCCGAGGATGCTCAAATACGCCCGGTGCATGGAAGCCAACCAGCAACGGATAGCGGACGAATTCAAGAGCCTCGCGCAGGCTGCGCGATGCGGCGCCCCTGTTTTGGGAGACGAGAACGGTGCCGAGGACGCAAAGCCCTTTCTATCCGTCATGACGCCCGAAGGGGTATCGCAGAGGGATGTCGAGCGAGACCTGAGCCATCACCTCAACCGCTACGCCCCAGTGGGCAGCAGTCTCCAGCGAATCGCTGTCCGGTTCGGCTGGTCCGCAATCGGCTTTGGCGAAATCCGCGATTTGAACCGGCACCGTACCGGGACCAAGTATTGTCCGCTGGTGCCACAGGGTTTTTATTTTGCGTCAGACCAACTCCCGTCCGAAGAGCAGGCCCAAAAAACCAAACTGCTCGAACAGGCCAGGATTGGGCGTTTGGCCACCGGCCAGGCGTTTGAATTCCTGCAGAGAAATGAGCCGTCTTACATTTACTGGACCCTTTTAGGAACGGAGTATCCCTTCGAACACGTCACAACCGCCGATAAATTTATTTATGAGGCCGAGCTGAGGACCGGCGTGGGCGCCCATTACCGTTACGCCCAGCATTTGCGCGACGTGCTGAACTTGTGGTATGAAACGTTTCCGGGAACGCGTCAGCTCATCCTCGAAGGAAGCGCTGAGCCGGAGTGAGCGGTCTTGAGGTATGCATCAATGGCTTTGGCGGCCCGCTTCCCATCGCCCATGGCCAGGATGACCGTCGCGGCGCCCCGGACGATGTCGCCTCCTGCAAATACGCCCGGCAAACTGGTCATGCCCTGGTCATCGACGATGATATTGCCCCAGCGGTTGAGTTTGAGGTCAGGACAGGTGGAAGTGAGCAGCGGATTGGCCCGCGTGCCAATGGCCACCACAACAATATCGCACAGGACGACGAATTCCGAGCCGGGCACCGCCACCGGACGCGCGCGGCCCGAGGCATCCGGTTCGCCTAATTGCATCCGAACGCATTTTAAGCCGGTGACCCATTTTTTGTCGTTGCCGATGACTTCCAATGGCGCCACG
Coding sequences:
- a CDS encoding glycosyltransferase family 39 protein; this translates as MATALEFIVDERYEVMKAFLCNKGFVLYRDIWNDQPPVHTMLLAECFRLWGPSILTARVLASAFGLLLFTAVYELIRRRTSTWCAVISCFLLLASPFVLSLNASVMLEVPAIGTALLSALLLFKRSEKRTWGWLIASGLVMGVALQIKLTAAVVAPAIAAEIAFRQQGNTKQDWQPVVVRNMFFWGIPLLIVFLAIGFTWGKGSLALSLKSHLTDEPSSLPFTVVPRDYPIQWNLFLRHIECVLAAAVGLAWAIRQRRWSEVSFPTVLLATLLFIHGLHRPWWNYYYLHFAVPLAWLSGWAIYKALKDAIGFIQKHGFALSSLATWKALALCILTAAVLARSEGRLEFSVKQLQDSPKINASPLLAKMRRYAPATHWVCAQDVMYPFHAQLKVPPELAVIMAKRFWSGQISALQIINVCRRYKPEQVLLPNGQIAKEWDDFLTPGYQLVYADREFVLYVGKEVLK
- a CDS encoding FAD-dependent thymidylate synthase, giving the protein MQVTQAAICPSEASKRAGRPALTPELLAASGARYSRNNEGLGSILSKIDPANLDKSVDSIFRMVDYGHQSIADMVPVALFIDGISIWLAYYIWALCPTAGGQESSTRYLRISVDGLIPPEALGISEREIPAWREQMLNCFQAYQAALEIWEDLARANPQIMGIPRSLLADSSEASQKKVARMRRNYAFDRARYFLPVSAATNVMLIMSARGWVNLCQFLLSHPLPEPQKAGELIRTELELAAPRMLKYARCMEANQQRIADEFKSLAQAARCGAPVLGDENGAEDAKPFLSVMTPEGVSQRDVERDLSHHLNRYAPVGSSLQRIAVRFGWSAIGFGEIRDLNRHRTGTKYCPLVPQGFYFASDQLPSEEQAQKTKLLEQARIGRLATGQAFEFLQRNEPSYIYWTLLGTEYPFEHVTTADKFIYEAELRTGVGAHYRYAQHLRDVLNLWYETFPGTRQLILEGSAEPE